The genomic segment CGGAGCGGATCGTGAAGTCGGCGCCGTCCAGGGCGGGGGTGGGGCCGTAGGTCTTGTGCAGCGCGTCGGCGGTCAGCAGGGGTGTGCTGGGCTGAGGGGTGGAGCTGGTCACTTGCGTACCTCCGTCGCGAGCTGGTCGAGCCGGGCGGCGGTGAGTTCCAGCCACCGCAGATCCGCTTCAAGGTGGAAGAGAGCGTGATCGCAGATCAGCTGGTCGGCGAGGTCGCCGCTGGACTTGCGACGGGTCAGTTCGCGCATGAGCCGCAGGTGCTCGGCGCGCTGGGTGTCCAGCAGGTCGATGGCGCTGCGGCCGGTCAGCAGGGCGAGGACGACCTTCGTGTACAGGGTCGTCTGCAGATACGGCTCGGGCTTCTCGGGCTGGGCGAGCCACGTCTCGACGTCGGTCAGTCCGGCGTCGGTGATCGCGTACCGCTTGCGCTCGGGGCCGCTGCCGGGCTCTATGCCCTCGACCTCCACGAGCCCGTTCTTGAGGAGTCGGGCCATCGTCGAATAGACCTGCCCGTAGTGCAGCGGGCGGTCGTGGCCGAAGCGTTCGTCGAAGGCGCGCTTGAGGTCGTAACCATGGCGTGGGCCGGACTCAAGAAGCCCGAGCAGGGTGTGGCCGATTGACATGCGAGCACTCTACATGACGTGTATACGTGGTGTGTATAGACGTGGTGTGTAGTTGATCAGTGCAGGTCAGGCCACTCCTATCAGCTCTCGGTCGGGTTCTCCGGTTCTGCCGACCCCTCTGCGGGCGGCTCCGCCGACCGGGCCGGACGGCCGCGGCGGGGGATCGGTTCGGCGGCGCCGGGGAGGCGCCCGGCCTCGGCGAGCGCCCGGCGCAGCAGGAACTCGATCTGTGCGTTGGCGCTGCGGAGCTCGGTCGCCGCCCACGTCGCGATGGCGTCGTGGACGGCGGGGTCGAGCCTCAGCAGCACCTGCTTGCGGGCGGTGCGGCCGGTGCGTTCTGTCACTGGTAGAGGGTCCCGGTGTTGAGTACGGGCTGGGCGGCGCGGTCGCCGCACAGGACCACGAGCAGGTTGCTGACCATGGCGGCCTTGCGCTCCTCGTCGAGCTCGACGATGCCCTGCTCGGAGATCCGGGTCAGCGCGGACTCGACCATGCCGACCGCGCCCTCGACGATGGTCTGGCGGGCGGCCACGATCGCGCCGGCCTGCTGGCGCTGGAGCATCGCGGAGGCGATCTCGGGAGCGTAGGCGAGGTGCGTGAAGCGGGACTCGATGATCTTCACTCCGGCCGCGCCGACCCTCGCGGCGATCTCGACGGAGAGCTTCTCGGTGATCTCCTCGGCGTTGCCGCGCAGCGACAGGCCCTCCACGTCGTGCGCGTCGTACGGGTAGTTCGTCGCGATGTGCCGGACGGCGGTGTCGGTCTGGATCGCGATGAACTCCACGAAGTCGTCGACCTCGAAGACCGCCTGCGCGGAGTCCCTGACCTGCCAGACGACGACGGCGGCCAGTTCGATCGGGTTGCCGTACGAGTCGTTGACCTTCAGGACCGCGGTCTCGTGGTTGCGGATCCGGGTGGAGATCTTGCGGCGGCTGGTGAACGGGTTCACCCAGCGCAGCCCGTCCTGGCGGATGGTGCCCTGGTAGCGGCCGAAGAGCTGGCAGACGCGGGCCTCGCCGGGGGCGACCTGGGTGAGGCCGAACATGGTGATGAAGGCGGCGATCGCGATCACCACACCGGCGCCGGTCAGGACGCCCGCCAGCGCGCCGCCGCTGTCCTTGGCCTTGGCGATGCCGACGATGAAGAGTGCGATGCCGCCGAACAGCACCGGTACGGCGATCAGCAGGAAGGGCAGTCCCGGCATGCCGGCGGCCACGCGTTCGGTGACATGCGGGGCGGGCATCTCGGGGATCTCGGACTGGAGATCGGTGGTGCGGTTCTCGGACATGGGTCCCCCGTTCACAGTGCTCGGCGCGCTCATTCGCCCGCCTAGCAAAGTGATAGCAGATTAATGCACGGAGGGCTATAGGCGCACGATGCAGCCCCGGGGCACGGAGGGGGGTAACACGTGCGCCGGGGCTGCGGTTTCGAGGGCGGAGGTGCTGCGGCGGCGGGGTCAGCCGCTCTTGACGGCGACCGAGATCCGGTCGCCGACCTCCTTGTCGATGGAGCGCCAGTACCGCAGCGCCCGTTCCAGGACGGGTGCGCTGACGCCCTTCAGCAGATGGCCGGAAACGTTCGTCACCAGCCGGGCGCGGGCATCGTCGTCGAGCACCTGCCGCACCTGCGTGCCGGCCTGTCCCCAGTCGTCGTCCTCGCGGTGCAGGGCGTACGCCTCCCGCACCATCTCGCCCGCGCTCGCCCAGCCCGCCGGCTCACCGAACCGCTCGGTGTCGGCGGCAGGACCCCGTAGGAGTTCGGCGCGTACACGGCGGCCGTACGGGACGGCTCGTACCGCATCGGGCCGTCCTTGGCGTACGAGTAGACCGGCGAGTGCGGCCGGTTCGGCGGCAGTTGGGCGTAGTTCGGGCCGATCCGGTACCGGTGGGTGTCCGGGTACGAGAAGAGCCGGCCGATCAGCATCTTGTCCGGGGACGGGCCGATGCCCGGCACCATGTTCGACGGCTCGAAGGCGGCCTGCTCGATGTGGACGAAGAAGTCCTCCGGGTTCCGGGCCAGCGTCATCCGGCCGACCTCGATCAGCGGGTAGTCGCCGTGCGGCCACACCTTGGTCAGGTCGAACGGGTTGAACCGGTAGCCGGCCGCGTCCTCGAACGGCATGACCTGCACCTTCAACGTCCACGAAGGGTGCTCGCCGCGCTTGATCGTCTCGAACAGATCGCGCCGGAAGGCATCGGGGTCCTCGCCGGCCAGCGCGTCCGCGTCGGCCTGGGTGAGGAAGCCGATGCCCTGGTCGGTGATGAAGTGGTACTTGATCCAGAACCGCTGTCCGGAGCCGTTGACCCACATGAAGGTGTGCGAGCCGTAGCCGTTCATGTGGCGGAAGTTCTTCGGGATGCCGCGGTCGCCCATCAGCCAGGTGACCATGTGCGCGGTCTCCGGGGAGAGCGTCCAGAAGTCCCACTGCATGTCGTTGTCGCGCATGCCGTTGTCGGCGCGGCGCTTCTGCGAGCGGATGAAGTCCTGGAACTTCTGCGGGTCGCGGACGAAGAACACCGGCGTGTTGTTGCCCACCAGGTCGTAGTTGCCCTGCTCCGTGTAGAACTTCAGCGCGAAGCCCCGCGGATCGCGCCAGGAGTCCGGGCTGCCCTGCTCGCCCGCGACGGTGGAGAAGCGGGCCAGCATCTCGGTGCGCCGGCCCGGCTGGAAGAGATCGGCCTTGGTGAACTGGCTGACGTCGTTCGTGACCTCGAAGCTGCCGTAGGCTCCGCTGCCCTTGGCGTGCACCACCCGCTCGGGGACCCGTTCACGGTTGAACTGGGCCATCTTCTCGATCAGGTAGTGGTCCTGCAGCAGGATCGGGCCGTCCGGGCCCACCGTGAGCGAATGCTCGTCGCTCTCCGCCGGGACACCGGCGTTGTTGGTGGTGTACGGGGTGCTCATCGCGTGTGTCTCCCGTTCGAGTCGAGAGTCCGGTACCGGGGCGTCGCTTCGACCACCCTTGCACCGAACCTCCCGCTCGGCACGCCGGGCGACAGCGGGGTGCCGGAGGCCGCGCGGCCTCCGGCACCCGGGCCCGGGTGCCGGGAACTACGGAATCGCCAGCTCGAACCAGACGACCTTGCCCGCACTCAGTCTTGTGGCCCCCACCGCTGAGCCATCCGGCTGACGAGATACAGGCCGCGGCCACCCTCGTCCTGCGGCTGCGCGTGCCGCATCTGCGGCAGCAGCGGCGCGTCGTCGCCGACCTCGCAGCGCAGCACGTCGGTGCGCAGCAGCCGCAGCGTGATGGGCCGCTCGGCGTACCGGACGGCGTTGGTGACGATCTCGCTGACCAGGAGTTCGGTCGGCTCGATCAGGTGCTCCAGATCCCAGCGGCGCAGCGCCTGGCGGGCGAGCCGCCGGGCCCGGCCGGCGGTCTGCGGCTGCGGCTCCAGGTACCAGTACGCCACGTCGCTCGGCGAGATCCCGTCGAAGCGGGCGGCGAGCAGCGCGATGTCGTCGTCCCGGTCGCCGGGGCCGAGGATCTCCAGGATCTCGTCGCAGAGCGGTTCCAGCGGCGGCGGCGACAGTACGGTCGCGGCGTCGTGCAGCCGCTCGCGCAGCAGCTCGATGCCGCCCCAGACGTCCCGCGTCCTGGACTCGACGAGGCCGTCGGTGTACAGCACGAGGGTCGCGCCCGCGGGCGCCGGCAGCTCGACCGCCTCGAACGGCACCCCGCCGACGCCGATCGGCGCGCCCGGCGGTACCCGCAGCACCTCGGCCAGGCCGTTGGCGTGCAGCAGGATGGGCGGCGGGTGGCCGGCGTTGGCCACCACCAGGCGGTGCGCGATCGGGTCGTAGACCGCGTACACGCAGGTCGCCATGCGGTCGCTGCCGAGCCGCTGGGCCTGCTCGTCCAGGTGGTACAGCACCTCCTGCGGCGCCAGGTCGAGCCCCGCGAGGGTCTGCACGGTGGTGCGCAGCTGGCCCATGATCGCCGCCGAGGTCATGGAGTGGCCCATGACGTCGCCGACGACGAGCGCGACGCGGCTGCCGGGCAGCGGGATCGCGTCGTACCAGTCACCGCCGACCCGGGCCGATTCGGCGGCCGGCAGATAGCGGCTGGCGAGCCGGACCCCGGTGGGCTGCGGCAGGGAATCGGGCAGCATCTCGCGCTGCAGCGCGTCCGCGATGTACGCCTCGCGTCCGTACAGCACCGCCTTGTCGACGCCGAGCGCCGTGTGGGTGGCGAGCTGGGCGGCGACCAGCAGGTCGTCGGACTCGAACGGCGGCCGGTCGGGACGGCGCAGCAGTACGGCCGCGCCGATGACCCGGCGGCGGCCGCGCAGCGGGGCGAGTATCGCGCGGCGTCCGGTCGGCAGGACGGGCGGGTGCAGCGGCCTGTCGCTCCTGGCGGCGCCCGGCTCGGGGTGTAATCCGGGCCGTTCACCCGGCCGGCCCGCGCCGGCGGAGGCCGAAGGACCCTCGCCGAAGCGCAGCAGCTCCTCCAGCGCGGCGGCGGACTGCGGGTGTTCCGCGAAGACCGGGCGTACGCCGCGCAGCACCTCGGCGAGCGGTCCGTCCAGCCGGACGAGGGTGCTCTCGGCGGCGCCGCCGTAGGCGGGCTCCGCGGGCACCGGGGCCAGCACGGTGCCGACGTAGGACTGCCCGCTGGGCTCGTCCAGGCCGCCGTCGGCGCGCCGCAGCCGGAGCACGAG from the Streptomyces sp. RKAG293 genome contains:
- a CDS encoding SPFH domain-containing protein, which produces MSENRTTDLQSEIPEMPAPHVTERVAAGMPGLPFLLIAVPVLFGGIALFIVGIAKAKDSGGALAGVLTGAGVVIAIAAFITMFGLTQVAPGEARVCQLFGRYQGTIRQDGLRWVNPFTSRRKISTRIRNHETAVLKVNDSYGNPIELAAVVVWQVRDSAQAVFEVDDFVEFIAIQTDTAVRHIATNYPYDAHDVEGLSLRGNAEEITEKLSVEIAARVGAAGVKIIESRFTHLAYAPEIASAMLQRQQAGAIVAARQTIVEGAVGMVESALTRISEQGIVELDEERKAAMVSNLLVVLCGDRAAQPVLNTGTLYQ
- a CDS encoding PadR family transcriptional regulator — its product is MSIGHTLLGLLESGPRHGYDLKRAFDERFGHDRPLHYGQVYSTMARLLKNGLVEVEGIEPGSGPERKRYAITDAGLTDVETWLAQPEKPEPYLQTTLYTKVVLALLTGRSAIDLLDTQRAEHLRLMRELTRRKSSGDLADQLICDHALFHLEADLRWLELTAARLDQLATEVRK